Genomic segment of Synechococcus sp. A18-25c:
ATGCCGTCAGACCCGTCGGATCCAGAGGAACAATCAGCCCAAGAAGACGAGCAGGCTGAAGACGACAGTCCGTCCACTCTGGCTCTCGACGATGCTGATGACTTCGGAGCGGATGAGCCAGAGGACATCAGTGAAGACGACGACCTCGCTCCTGACCCTGATGATGTGTTTCACGAGGTGGCCGTTCTCGCTGTTGACCTGCCTCAGGTCAGCCGCGAGCAAATGAGCTGTCTGCCCTTTGCCGCTGGCGTGTTGCCTGAAAGTGTCTACATGCTGGTGGATAAAACCGTGGAGCTGGACCCTCGACCGCTGAGTGAATTTCCTGAGCTCGGCGTTGCTGATCCTTCTGAACTGTCGCGACAAGCCTTATATCTGTACGCCACCCCCAGGACGGCAAAGCGTCAGTGTGGTCGCAGCCAGCGCGTGATCAAAGTGCCTGACACGCAGGTGTTTGAGCGCACCACGCGTCACCTGGTGGCTCGCGGCATCACGCGCCTGGTGATGGAAGGAGCGTTGTATTCCCTCGACGCCTGATTGACCTACTGCTGAGAGTTAGGCATCAGGAGGGCTGTAAGGCTGCCACCGCTAACAACCCCAAGCACCGCACTCACGCCAACGACAAAACCAGCGGGCAATGGAGCCGTTTCTCCAATGCCAAGTCGCAGGCGATAGCGATCACTCAGGTTCTGGGCTCCTAGACAGAGCACCACCAGCAGGGCTGCGCCTGATCCCAGCGTGATCATCAGCAGTCGCAGGCGCAGCAGCATGCCGCGTGGTTCAAAAGGTGGGCTCAGTCTGCCTGGTTCTCTGCGGTGTGCAGCAGTGCATATAACTCCCGCTTGGATCGGCCACTGCGTTGAGCCAGATCCCGAGCTGCATCACTGGCTTTCATGCCATCGGCAATCAGTTCCTGGAGTTGCTGCAGGCATGCCTCGTCATCCAGAGGGTCTGGAGCCTGCACTTCGGCGCCACCCAGCACCAAAGTGAATTCTCCTTGGGGTGCCTGATGGGTGAAATGAGCCAAAGCGTGCCCGATCGTCGGTCCAACCTGCTCTTCGTGGCGTTTGGTTAGTTCACGGGTTACCTGCAGAGGGCGTGCCGCACCACAGTGCTCCTGTAATTCCTCCAGCAATTTCAGAAGTCGGTGGGGTGCCTCGTACAGCACAGTCGTGCGGGGTTCCTTGGCAAGGGTTTCCAGGCGTTGTCTGCGATCCCTCCCCTTAGCGGGCAGAAATCCTTCGAAGCAGAAACGACCGCTGGGGAGTCCGCTGCTAACCAGGGCGGTGGTGGCGGCGCAAGGCCCTGGGATACAGATCACGGCATGGCCTGCTGCTCTGGCTGCAGCCACCAGCTCTTCGCCTGGGTCGCTAATCCCTGGTAGCCCAGCATCACTGATCACCGCCACGCTGCGGCCCTGGCTGAGCTCATCCAGCAACTGGGGGATGCGGGCGTGGGTGTTGTGCTGATGAAAGCTGCAGCGTCTGGCTGTCGATCCCAGAGAGACGAGCAGCTGGCCGCTGTGACGTGTGTCTTCACAGGCCACCGTGTTTACCGCCGCCAGCAATGCACGCGCCCTTGGCGAAAGGTCACCGAGATGACCGATCGGTGTGCCGACCATATAGAGAACACCGTTCTCCGGTTCGGCGCGCTGCTTCACAATGGCTCCGCCCAGACCTACCCATGATGCCGACTGCTCTGACTTTGCCTGCCGGTGTCAGCCAGGACGCTTTGCTCGCGGCTTTGCGTCCACTCTGTTGGGGAGCTGCAGATATCTTGCGGGCCTATGCCCGCGGTGAGCAGCCACCGCACGGCTTTCCCAAGGTTTTGCGCGTTGATGACGGTGGAGATGGCCCGGTGTCTGCGGCTGATCTAGCTGTGAACCAGTGGTTGCTGGATGGCCTTAAGCAGGGGTTCCCGGAGGTGGATTGGACGCTACTCAGCGAAGAAACGGCCAAGGAGCAGCTCACGGAAGGCCAACCGCTGCCTGCGGAATGGCTCTGGATCCTTGATCCCCTCGATGGCACCAAGGATTTTCTCCAGGGCACCGGCGAATACGCCGTTCATCTGGCTCTGGTGCACGGGCGGCGTCCCGTGCTGGGGGTGGTGCTGCTGCCGGAAGCCGACGAACTCTGGATCGGCCTTGTCGGCGAGGGGGCCTGGTGTGAAGACCGCCAGGGCGAGCGGTCGCCGGTTCGCTTCAGCGACAGAACCACGGTTTCGGAGCTGATCCTGGTGGCCAGCCGTAGCCATCGTGACGACCGTCTGGTGACGTTGATTGACACCCTCGCCCTTGGCGGTTCTAAAGCGGTGGGCAGCGTCGGCTACAAAGTCGCCACGATTCTGCGCGGCGAGACCGATCTCTATGTCTCACTCTCCGGCAAAAGTGCTCCCAAGGACTGGGACATGGCCGCGCCGGAAGCGGTGCTGCTGGCTGCAGGTGGTGCCTTCACCCATGCCGATGGTCAGCCTTTGACGTACAACACTGGCGATGTGCGTCAGGCCGGGTGTCTGATCGCTAGTCATGGAAAAGCCCATGCCGCTCTTGAAGAGAAAGCGACACGGGCCATGGAAAGGATCGATCCTGGTTTTCAGGTCTGAACCTGAGCCCCTCAGGAGAGGGGCGCGACGGGGGTCGGAGCAGGTTCGGGAGCTGCATCCTCTCCGCTCTGGGGCACTCCGCGGAGAGTGAGGTTGATACGGCCGCGGTTGTCGATCTCACGCACGCGCACGGTGACCTCATCGCCCACTTTCACCACATCTTCCACTTTCTCCACCCGCGCCTCGGAGAGCTGGGAGATGTGGATCATGCCCTCCTTGCCAGGAAGAATTTCCACGAAGGCCCCGATCGGAATGATGCGGGTGATCGAACCGCTGAACACTTCGCCTTCATTCACCTTGCGCGTCAGTCCTTCGATGATCTTCTGGGCCTCGTCGGCGGCCGCACCGTCGTGCGAAGCAATGGTGACGATGCCACTGTCCTCGATGTCGATCTTGGTGTTGGTGCGCTCGGTGATGCCCTTGATGGTGCGTCCGCCAGGACCGATCACTGTGCCGATCAGTTCCGGATCGATGCGGAAGCTCAACAGACGTGGAGCATGGGGTGACATGCCTTCACGCGGGGTGTCGATGGCCTCCATCATCTTTTCAAGGATGTGAAGACGGGCAGGACGCGCCTGATTGATGGCTTCAGCCACTGTGTTGATGGCCAAACCGGTGATCTTCATGTCCATCTGCAGGGCGGTGATCCCCTTGTCGGTGCCGGCCACCTTGAAGTCCATATCGCCGAGGAAATCTTCGATTCCCTGGATGTCGGTGAGGATGCGCACCTCCTTGCCTTCCTTGATCAGGCCCATGGCGGCGCCGCTCACCGGTGCCTTGAGCGGAACACCAGCGTCCATCAGCGCGAGGGTGCTCCCGCAGACCGAACCCATGGAGGTGGAGCCGTTGGAGCTGAGCACTTCGCTCACCACACGCACCACGTACGGGAAGGTGTCTTTGGCCGGAAGCACGGGAAGAATCGCCCGCTCGGCCAGGGCTCCATGACCGATCTCGCGCCGTCCCGGAGAGCGCATTGGTTTGGTCTCGCCGACGGAGTAGGGCGGGAAGTTGTAGTGGTGGAGGTAGGTCTTCTCGGTGTTTGGGTTGAGATCATCCATCTCCTGGGCATCACTGGGAGTGCCGAGGGTGGCGGTGGACAACACCTGGGTGAGTCCACGTTGGAACAGGCCCGAGCCATGAACGCGCTTGGGCAGCACGCCAGCCAGAGCGCTGATTGGACGAACCTGATCCAGGGCGCGTCCATCAACGCGCTTGCCGTCCTTAACAATTTGCTGGCGCATCAACTTCTTGGTCAGAGCCTTGAAGCTGGTGGGCAGGGCCTTGCCGTTGGCAGACACCAGCTGACGCACTGGGTCGTTGTCCTTCAGCCCGTCAATGCTCTCTGCGGTCTTGCTACGGATCGCGTCCAGTTTTTCGTCCCGTTCGGCCTTGCTTTGGTCGAACTGGCTCAGCACCTCACCGATCGCCTTGCTGCACGCCTTCTCGAGGTAAACCGGCAGGGTGGTGTCTTCGCTGGGAGCCTCAGGTTTCACCTGCTTGATGCCCGCGTCTTTGAGGATGGTCTCCTGGGCCTTGATCAGCTCGCAGACAGCCTCGTAACCGAAGTCAATCGCTTCGATCACGTCCTGCTCGGGTAGCTGGTTGGCGCCTGCCTCCACCATCACCACACCTTCCGGTGTTCCGGCTACCACCAGGTCCAGATCACCGCGTTCGATTTCTCGGTAGCTGGGGTTTAACACGAAGTCGTCTCCGAGGAGACCGACTCGCACCGCCGCCATAGGGCCGTGGAAGGGAATGCCTGCAAGCAGCGTGGCCAGGGAAGCACCAGTCACCGACAGCACATCAGCGGGGACCCGCTCATCCAAAGACATGCAGGTGGCCACGATCTGCAGGTCATCCCTGAGCCAGCTGGGGAATAGCGGCCGCATCGGGCGGTCGATCAGGCGGCTGATCAGCGTGGCCCGTTCTGGCGGACGTCCTTCCCGGCGCATGAAACTGCCAGGGATGCGACCTGCGGCATACAGACGCTCCTCGTAATCGCAAATGAGGGGCAGGAAATCAATGCCCTCGCGTCCTGCTGAACGGGTGGCGGTCACGAGCACGGACGTGTCACCGCACTCAATCATCACGGAACCACCGGCCTGGGGGGCATACCGCCCTGTGGTCAGTCGAATCTCCCGACCGTCAAAGGAGATCGACTGTGTCTGACCTTGCACTGTTGTTTATGTCTTTCTGTCAAGTCTGATTCTGGCACTTCACCGGATTCAACCGCCAATCCCTCGGAATCCACTCAGTTTGCTGACGACGATTGCATCAAAAAAGGAGGTGATTGCTCACCTCCTTTTTCGTTTAGAAGCGTTTTGACCTCAGCGGATCACCAGCTGGACTTGACCACGCCGGGCAGTTCGCCTTTATGGGCACGTTCGCGCAGCTGGTTGCGGCAGAGGCCGAAATCCCGATACACACCGCGGGGTTTGCCGGTAGCCCAGCAGCGATTGCGCATGCGAGTGGGTGCACTGTTGCGGGGAAGGGCCTGAATCTTGCGATGAATTTCAAGACGCTCCATTGGATCCTTCGCTGCATCGAAGGCGGCCATCAGGGCTGACCGCTTGGCAGCGAAGCGCTCCACAATTTTTTTCCGCTTCGCATCGCGGGCAATCATCGACTTCTTGGCCATGCAGCGGTTGAAAAGGAGCGGTTCGATCAACAACGATACCGTCTCACTGTCCCAGTAACTGACGCACCACCGGCAGCTGGCTGGTGTCGCGCACGATTAGCAGAACACTGAGGCCGAGCACGAACAGCAGGCTCGATTGCATCACCGCCAGTTGGAAGCGCTCGGGCAGCGGTCGACCGCGTAGGCCCTCCAGGAGTAACAACACCGCCTGGCCTCCATCGAGCAGGGGCAGGGGCAGGGCATTGAGCACGGCCAAGTTGATGGAAATCAAGGCCACGAACAGGGCCAAGCCGGAGCCTCCCTGACTGGAGAGTTGAGCGCCCATCTCCACGATTTTGACCGGGCCCGACACCTGCTGCGCTGTGGCACCGAAATTGGTGAACAGTCCGGCATATCCGGCCGCTGTGCGAGTGACCAGTCCGCTGAACTGATGGCTGGACACCGTGATTGCTTCCCAGGGCGATCCCACGGGTCGGCTTTCGCCGGTGAGAACCTCTTGCAACTGAGCGCCGATGCGACCGGTGCCCTGTTGATCTGAGGGGGTGAGCGTCAGCGGGAGTTGCTCCCCGTTGCGTTCAATGCGCAGGCTCAGGGATTGCCCGGGGTGTTGACGGATCGGGTCCACGGCTGCTTTGACCGCCGGCTCGCCGCTTCCTAGAAGAACATTATCGATGCTGAGGATGCGGTCGCCCGCCCTCAACCCCGATGTGGCGGCTGCTTCGCCGCCCTGCACGCTCATCACCATCACCCCAGGGGCTGGTTCTCCAGGCACCCCGGTCACGGCCGTGTGGCTGACGAGCACCAACCAGGCCAGCAGCAGGTTGGCCAGCACTCCAGCACTGATGACGAGCAACCGCTGAGGAATCGGACGGTTGCGTAGCAGATCTGGGTCGTCATCCGGAATCTCGCTGGCCTCGTCATCGTCCGGGAAGGAGACGAAACCGCCGAGGGGTAACAGGCGCAGCGCGTAGGTGACACCATCGCGCTCGGTTTTGAGCAATGCAGGTCCGAATCCCACCGAGAAGCCATTTACACGGATGCCCTGCAGTCGAGCAGCCAGGAAGTGCCCGGCTTCATGGATCACGATCAGCAGCCCCAGAGCCAGCAGTGAGGCCAGAACGTTCATGAGATCCGATTGAGTGGAATCATTCTGGCCGGATGTGGTCGCCACCGAAGTAAGGCACCAACGCCTGGGGGAGTTTCACGCTCCCATCGGCTTGCTGACCGTTCTCCAGTAACGCCGCCATGGTGCGGCCGATGGCCAGACCGCTTCCGTTCAAGGTGTGAACCAGCCGGGTGGCTTTGCCTTCTTTGGTGCGGATGGAAGAACGCCTCGCCTGGAAATCCCCGCAAACGCTGCAACTGGAGATCTCCCGGTAGGCACCCGCGCCGGCAAGCCACACTTCCAAGTCATAGGTTCGGGTGGCGGAGAAGCCGAGATCACCGGTGCAGAGCTCGAGCACGCGGTAGGGCAGTTCCAGGGCCTGCAGCACCGCTTCGGCATCGGCAGTGATCTGGGCGTGGGCCTCAGCCGACTGGTCGGGATGGGCGAACCAGTAGAGCTCAACTTTGTTGAACTGGTGCAAGCGGATCAACCCACGGGTGTCACGGCCATAGCTGCCTGCTTCGCGACGGAAGCAAGGGCTGTACGCCACGTAGCGCAACGGCAGCTGATCCACCGGGATGATTTCTTCACGGTGCAGTGATGTGACCGGCACCTCGGCCGTGGGTGTCAGCCACAGGTCGTCTTCAGCGCAGCGAAAGCTTTCCTCGGCAAATTTCGGAAGCTGACCGGATCCTGTGAGGCTGGCGCTGTTGACCAGCACTGGAGGCAGCACTTCCCGGTAGCCCTTACCGGTGTGCAGGTCCAGCATGAAATTGATCAGGGCCCGTTCCAGCCGCGCGCCCTGGCCGAGCAGGGTCACAAAGCGGCTCTGAGCAATCCGCACGGACCGCTCGCTGTCGAGAAGCCCCAGGCGATCGGCAATCGCCCAATGCTCCTCGAGGCCTCGCTCTTCGCGTGGACTGCCCCAGCGGCGCACCTCAACGTTGTCGGTTTCGTCCTTGCCATCGGGGCTTTCGCTCGACGGCAGGTTCGGAAAGGTGAGCAGCTGGGTCTTCAGCTTCAAGGCCAGCTGCTTTTCCTCGTCTTCCAGCACCGCCACCTTCTGCTTGATGGCGTTGCCTTCCTTGCGCAATTCGGCGATGTCATCCCCCTTCGGATCCGCACCTCCTTTGATTCTCTGGCCCACCTCCTTGCCGATCCGGTTGCCTTCGGCTTGGAGGTTGCTGCGTTGTTCTTCGAGGTCGCGCTGTTGCTGTGCGATCAGTTGCAGGTATGTGAGATCAACATCCATGCCTCGGCGCCCCAGTTGAGCCGCAATCAGCTCAGGGTTCTCTCGCACCAGACGCTGATCGAGCACAGGGATTCAGATGACAGCGCCGGCAGCCTAAGCGTCCGCTGTCAGCGCCTTCCTCGCGCTCAGAGAACCTGTCCCACCATGACAGCTGCGACGGCGGAGAACAGGGTGATTCCCAGTGCGGTAATCGGGTTCTGGCCCTGCGCCACAGCCACCGTGGTGATCACACCGGCCCCGAGGCAGGCTGCTGCCAGCTGAGCAGTGAAATCGGAAGGACGGTTCACAGAAAGATCGCGGTCGATGACCGGAACTTACGGAGTGCACAGGGTTTTGACCTGAGTGCCCCACTCAGATTGTTACGCCGTTTGAGAGTTCGTTACGCCCCGCAATGAAGCGGGTCGTGCGCGCCCTGCGCTCGCCCATTGCTTGAGGCTCTCGAGTTGTTCCCGTGCGGTGCGTGACAGTGGCACCAGCTGTGCCGCTGCTTGAATCAAATCGCTCTCAGACAGCTCCCGGCTGTCTGCGAAGGCCAGGTGCATGGCTTCAATCACCACCTGCTCGAGTTCAGCGCCTGAATACCCATCGGTGCGGTCGACCACGGTGGAGAGAGGCAGCTCGAGACCGGGGCGTCGGCGCTGGAGGTGCAAGCTCAGGATGCTGTTGCGCTCGTCCCGCGAGGGAAGGTCCAGCAGGAAGATCTCATCGAATCGTCCTTTCCGCAGCAGTTCCGCTGGCAGGCGCTCCACGCCGTTGGCGGTGGCCACCACAAACACCGCAGAGCGTTTCTCGGCCATCCAGGTGAGCACGGTGGCGAGTACGCGCTGGCTGGTGCCGCCATCGCTGCGGCTGTCATTGCCGAACCCTTTGTCGATTTCGTCAATCCACAGCACGCATGGGGCCATGGCTTCTGCCCGTTGAATCATGTCGCGGGTGCGCGCTTCACTGGCCCCCACCAGACCGGAAAACAGTCGGCCCACATCCAGTCGCAGTAGCGGCATGGACCAGCTGTGTGCGATGGCACGGGCCGTGAGTGATTTCCCGGTGCCCTGGGGGCCGACAAGCAGAACCCCGCGGGGGAGGGGCAGGCCGAATCGACGGGCATCGTCATTGAAGGCACGGTGGCGTTGATCCAGCCAGTGCTTCAACGTCTCCAAGCCGCCGATGTCGCCCGGTGTGGCATCGGTCCGGCAGAACTCGAGTACTTCGCTGCGGGCGAGGGAGAGGCGCTTTTCCTCCAGCACATCAGCCAGATCGTCACGGCTCAGGGATCCCCGTTGAGCGAGAGCCTTAGCGGCCACATGCCGCACGCGTGCCTCGCTGAGGCCACAGCAGGCGTGGGTGAGTTCTTCCAGCACATCCGCTTCCAGGTCGCGTCCGCTGGCGCGGGCGATATTGGCCAGCAGTGTGCGTAGCTCCTCTTCCTGGGGCAATGGCAGATCCAGCAGTGTGAGCGCTTCATCCAGGTCTGCGGGTGGAGTCCACTGCCCGCAGGTCACGATCAGGGTGTGAGGCGTCGTGCGCAGCTGGCTGGCAAGGTTGCGCAGCATGCGGGCAATGCCGGGGTCATCGCAGAAGCGATGCACGTCTTTCAGCAGCAGCAGCGTGGGGTTGCTGCTGGGGCGATCTTGAAGCCACTGGAGGACGGCCATGGGCTGACGCGCACCCAGCTGTTCTTGCCCCAGCACGCCACTAAGGCCGCCTACGAAGTCCCAGCTGGCCAGGGTTCGATCCGGAAGGCGCTGACAGGTCTGCCTCAGCAGTCCCTCAACGCGCTCTTCTTCATGGCTGCGGATCCAGATCAGGGGTGTGCCCGACCGAATGAGCAGATCCAGTTGACCGATCCAGGTGTTAGCCATGGTCTCCCCTATCCGGTTGCAGGGACGACTGCAGATCCCGCAGTGCCTTCCAGCGAGGATCCACGGCCGCGGCGCTTGATGGTTTGCGAGGCTCGGCCGCGTGAGTTGGCATGCCTGGGCAGAGATCGCCGCAACGGTTGACCACCGACATCTGAAGACTCAGTTGTTCAAACACCCAGCGTTCCGGTTCGAAATCCCCACGGGGATCCAGCACGTCCACCAGACCGTCAGGGGTTTCCGGATCAAGCCCTGCATCGGCCAGTAATTCGTCCGTTGGCTCACCCCCAAGCCAGATCAGTTCTTTGGACTCGGCCTTGAGCTCTTGATTGAAGCGACCCAGGCAGCGATCGCAACGAAGGCAGACGATGGTCTGTAGCGACCCCTCCACCTCAAGCAGGTTGCCGCGGTGCTCAGCCCTGAGGCTGCCACGCACGGGAGTCAGGCTTTGGATCGCCTCGAGTTGCCCCTCCACATTCCAGACCCTGGACGTTCCCAGAGCCTGGAGCTCCCTCAGCGGTACCGGCTCGAGGCCGGGGATCATTTGTTCCCGCCTTTCGGCTCGAAGGGCAGCCGGCTGCCGGCTGCACCGCTGGCGGTGGCGGCTGCAGGTGTCTGGGCCTGTTTCAACTGCTCATCAAGAATGGCCTGGAGGTTGTCAGGCAGGGCCTCGCGGGTGAGCAGGAAGGTTTGCGCAGCCTGGAAGATGTTGGCGATCACCATGTAGAGGAGAACGCCCGCGGGCAATGGGAAGAACAGGAACATGCCCGTGATCATGACTGGCGTGATCTTGTTGGCGGTGGCCTGTTGGGGATTGGCAGGCATTCCCATTCCTGACAGCAGCTGGGAAATGAACAGACTCACGCCAAAGGAACCCACCAAGATGGCGATGTCCCAGTTGATCGAACCATCGGTGTAGAAGCCCACCTGACCCAGGGCCTTGATGAAGAGGAAACCACTGCGGGCCGCTAGGCCGGGGATCTTGCCTTCGACGGTGGCGTCGCCGGGAGCCAAAGCAGTGATGGTGCCGCTGTCCGAGACGGACACGATGGATTCGCCTTTGGTCACCGTCCAGTCGGGGAGAAAAGACTGGCCGTTGTCGACCCCAGTCAGCACCTCGCTAAAGGGCGTGCCGCTTTTGGTCTGCAATTGGATCTGGACCGATTCCCCTGAGCCGATCTTGGTGCCGCCCGGCAGGCTGGCGATCACGGGAACGTGATCGGTTTCGGTGACAAAGATCGAGTGGCTGGCGCTGCTGAAGGGCTTGGGTTCGATGGCAGCGATCTGCTCCGAGGGCAGCACCTTCAGATTGAGGGTGTACGGCACATCCGC
This window contains:
- the rseP gene encoding RIP metalloprotease RseP, whose amino-acid sequence is MNVLASLLALGLLIVIHEAGHFLAARLQGIRVNGFSVGFGPALLKTERDGVTYALRLLPLGGFVSFPDDDEASEIPDDDPDLLRNRPIPQRLLVISAGVLANLLLAWLVLVSHTAVTGVPGEPAPGVMVMSVQGGEAAATSGLRAGDRILSIDNVLLGSGEPAVKAAVDPIRQHPGQSLSLRIERNGEQLPLTLTPSDQQGTGRIGAQLQEVLTGESRPVGSPWEAITVSSHQFSGLVTRTAAGYAGLFTNFGATAQQVSGPVKIVEMGAQLSSQGGSGLALFVALISINLAVLNALPLPLLDGGQAVLLLLEGLRGRPLPERFQLAVMQSSLLFVLGLSVLLIVRDTSQLPVVRQLLGQ
- a CDS encoding DUF177 domain-containing protein produces the protein MIPGLEPVPLRELQALGTSRVWNVEGQLEAIQSLTPVRGSLRAEHRGNLLEVEGSLQTIVCLRCDRCLGRFNQELKAESKELIWLGGEPTDELLADAGLDPETPDGLVDVLDPRGDFEPERWVFEQLSLQMSVVNRCGDLCPGMPTHAAEPRKPSSAAAVDPRWKALRDLQSSLQPDRGDHG
- a CDS encoding helix-turn-helix domain-containing protein, whose amino-acid sequence is MAPSRLTDSQKQELLERYRAGETSAVLADAFGCSTNTVSRTVRTLLSPDEYSALKALRSRGASAAPQAKAGADLSSAPEAPKSEAMPSDPSDPEEQSAQEDEQAEDDSPSTLALDDADDFGADEPEDISEDDDLAPDPDDVFHEVAVLAVDLPQVSREQMSCLPFAAGVLPESVYMLVDKTVELDPRPLSEFPELGVADPSELSRQALYLYATPRTAKRQCGRSQRVIKVPDTQVFERTTRHLVARGITRLVMEGALYSLDA
- the serS gene encoding serine--tRNA ligase, with product MLDQRLVRENPELIAAQLGRRGMDVDLTYLQLIAQQQRDLEEQRSNLQAEGNRIGKEVGQRIKGGADPKGDDIAELRKEGNAIKQKVAVLEDEEKQLALKLKTQLLTFPNLPSSESPDGKDETDNVEVRRWGSPREERGLEEHWAIADRLGLLDSERSVRIAQSRFVTLLGQGARLERALINFMLDLHTGKGYREVLPPVLVNSASLTGSGQLPKFAEESFRCAEDDLWLTPTAEVPVTSLHREEIIPVDQLPLRYVAYSPCFRREAGSYGRDTRGLIRLHQFNKVELYWFAHPDQSAEAHAQITADAEAVLQALELPYRVLELCTGDLGFSATRTYDLEVWLAGAGAYREISSCSVCGDFQARRSSIRTKEGKATRLVHTLNGSGLAIGRTMAALLENGQQADGSVKLPQALVPYFGGDHIRPE
- the yidC gene encoding membrane protein insertase YidC; amino-acid sequence: MIGYISDNLLLPILDFFYGLVPSYGLAIVALTVVIRLALFPLSAGSIRSARRMRIAQPVMQKRQAEIKARFASNPQKQQEELSKLMKEFGSPLAGCLPLLVQMPILFALFATLRGSPFADVPYTLNLKVLPSEQIAAIEPKPFSSASHSIFVTETDHVPVIASLPGGTKIGSGESVQIQLQTKSGTPFSEVLTGVDNGQSFLPDWTVTKGESIVSVSDSGTITALAPGDATVEGKIPGLAARSGFLFIKALGQVGFYTDGSINWDIAILVGSFGVSLFISQLLSGMGMPANPQQATANKITPVMITGMFLFFPLPAGVLLYMVIANIFQAAQTFLLTREALPDNLQAILDEQLKQAQTPAAATASGAAGSRLPFEPKGGNK
- a CDS encoding 3'(2'),5'-bisphosphate nucleotidase CysQ produces the protein MMPTALTLPAGVSQDALLAALRPLCWGAADILRAYARGEQPPHGFPKVLRVDDGGDGPVSAADLAVNQWLLDGLKQGFPEVDWTLLSEETAKEQLTEGQPLPAEWLWILDPLDGTKDFLQGTGEYAVHLALVHGRRPVLGVVLLPEADELWIGLVGEGAWCEDRQGERSPVRFSDRTTVSELILVASRSHRDDRLVTLIDTLALGGSKAVGSVGYKVATILRGETDLYVSLSGKSAPKDWDMAAPEAVLLAAGGAFTHADGQPLTYNTGDVRQAGCLIASHGKAHAALEEKATRAMERIDPGFQV
- the rsmI gene encoding 16S rRNA (cytidine(1402)-2'-O)-methyltransferase, translating into MKQRAEPENGVLYMVGTPIGHLGDLSPRARALLAAVNTVACEDTRHSGQLLVSLGSTARRCSFHQHNTHARIPQLLDELSQGRSVAVISDAGLPGISDPGEELVAAARAAGHAVICIPGPCAATTALVSSGLPSGRFCFEGFLPAKGRDRRQRLETLAKEPRTTVLYEAPHRLLKLLEELQEHCGAARPLQVTRELTKRHEEQVGPTIGHALAHFTHQAPQGEFTLVLGGAEVQAPDPLDDEACLQQLQELIADGMKASDAARDLAQRSGRSKRELYALLHTAENQAD
- a CDS encoding polyribonucleotide nucleotidyltransferase produces the protein MQGQTQSISFDGREIRLTTGRYAPQAGGSVMIECGDTSVLVTATRSAGREGIDFLPLICDYEERLYAAGRIPGSFMRREGRPPERATLISRLIDRPMRPLFPSWLRDDLQIVATCMSLDERVPADVLSVTGASLATLLAGIPFHGPMAAVRVGLLGDDFVLNPSYREIERGDLDLVVAGTPEGVVMVEAGANQLPEQDVIEAIDFGYEAVCELIKAQETILKDAGIKQVKPEAPSEDTTLPVYLEKACSKAIGEVLSQFDQSKAERDEKLDAIRSKTAESIDGLKDNDPVRQLVSANGKALPTSFKALTKKLMRQQIVKDGKRVDGRALDQVRPISALAGVLPKRVHGSGLFQRGLTQVLSTATLGTPSDAQEMDDLNPNTEKTYLHHYNFPPYSVGETKPMRSPGRREIGHGALAERAILPVLPAKDTFPYVVRVVSEVLSSNGSTSMGSVCGSTLALMDAGVPLKAPVSGAAMGLIKEGKEVRILTDIQGIEDFLGDMDFKVAGTDKGITALQMDMKITGLAINTVAEAINQARPARLHILEKMMEAIDTPREGMSPHAPRLLSFRIDPELIGTVIGPGGRTIKGITERTNTKIDIEDSGIVTIASHDGAAADEAQKIIEGLTRKVNEGEVFSGSITRIIPIGAFVEILPGKEGMIHISQLSEARVEKVEDVVKVGDEVTVRVREIDNRGRINLTLRGVPQSGEDAAPEPAPTPVAPLS
- the rpsN gene encoding 30S ribosomal protein S14, which encodes MAKKSMIARDAKRKKIVERFAAKRSALMAAFDAAKDPMERLEIHRKIQALPRNSAPTRMRNRCWATGKPRGVYRDFGLCRNQLRERAHKGELPGVVKSSW
- a CDS encoding AAA family ATPase, whose amino-acid sequence is MANTWIGQLDLLIRSGTPLIWIRSHEEERVEGLLRQTCQRLPDRTLASWDFVGGLSGVLGQEQLGARQPMAVLQWLQDRPSSNPTLLLLKDVHRFCDDPGIARMLRNLASQLRTTPHTLIVTCGQWTPPADLDEALTLLDLPLPQEEELRTLLANIARASGRDLEADVLEELTHACCGLSEARVRHVAAKALAQRGSLSRDDLADVLEEKRLSLARSEVLEFCRTDATPGDIGGLETLKHWLDQRHRAFNDDARRFGLPLPRGVLLVGPQGTGKSLTARAIAHSWSMPLLRLDVGRLFSGLVGASEARTRDMIQRAEAMAPCVLWIDEIDKGFGNDSRSDGGTSQRVLATVLTWMAEKRSAVFVVATANGVERLPAELLRKGRFDEIFLLDLPSRDERNSILSLHLQRRRPGLELPLSTVVDRTDGYSGAELEQVVIEAMHLAFADSRELSESDLIQAAAQLVPLSRTAREQLESLKQWASAGRARPASLRGVTNSQTA